One window from the genome of Prochlorococcus marinus CUG1438 encodes:
- a CDS encoding peptidylprolyl isomerase codes for MANINVKNQILNSLFNFSNENLELLRRTTFLKPLIKTMIRDSLLDQIKLENKLNNDLAEKFFKNRNIYDDQNKNNYFTKNLLDEEDIMRISSTQYKRNLFSSKLFEDKTEEFFKKRKEDLDQYIYSLIQVKDQNLAQELYLKLESNESEFSILAKEYSLGPEKYRNGIEGPILGSNINPKMKDILKSTDKGLVCEPFNINDKWLVIRLEEIIHAELNETMKGNLSNELFELFLEKLTREIIEEIKVKYFPDKFKYP; via the coding sequence TTGGCAAATATAAATGTTAAGAATCAAATCTTAAATAGTCTTTTTAATTTTTCTAATGAAAACTTAGAATTACTTAGAAGAACTACTTTTCTTAAGCCTCTTATAAAAACAATGATAAGAGATTCTCTACTAGATCAAATTAAATTAGAAAATAAATTAAATAATGATTTGGCTGAAAAGTTTTTCAAGAATAGAAATATTTATGATGATCAAAATAAGAATAATTATTTTACCAAAAATCTCTTGGATGAAGAAGATATAATGAGAATTTCAAGCACACAATATAAGAGGAATTTATTTAGCTCAAAGTTATTTGAAGATAAAACTGAAGAATTTTTTAAAAAAAGGAAAGAAGATTTAGACCAATATATTTATAGTTTGATTCAGGTTAAAGATCAAAATTTAGCTCAAGAGTTGTATTTAAAATTGGAGTCAAATGAAAGTGAATTTTCAATACTCGCTAAAGAGTATTCTTTAGGACCTGAAAAGTATAGGAATGGTATTGAAGGGCCAATTTTAGGATCAAATATTAATCCCAAAATGAAAGATATTTTAAAATCAACTGATAAAGGTTTAGTTTGTGAACCTTTTAATATTAATGATAAATGGTTAGTAATTCGACTTGAAGAAATAATACATGCCGAATTAAATGAAACTATGAAAGGTAATTTATCAAATGAATTATTCGAACTTTTTTTAGAAAAATTAACAAGAGAAATTATTGAGGAAATAAAAGTAAAGTACTTCCCTGATAAATTTAAATATCCATAA
- a CDS encoding ATP-binding cassette domain-containing protein: MISKLQLIKNFIIKNGELNSFKTGQLIIPPGKDVNTIFLLKEGQARLILKENNKRTTLKKFSKGEFIGLYNLVSGKKNCEFRASSQLITYSLNKEKFINFISKENNLNEFLKNYLFDEEIGSVIQGILKKSSGKESNLKSIFENLRNYCTIQNKKINIIKSLKNNDFIFYYKTFSEETEIKSLKSIQSFSNLEGLLSQNNIRILSFKKEKFIEYKDNFKTDISDDVIIEDDSGVDNISNNQIKLLNSNFSKNKDDFIQENLDLLKLLADLLNIPFRRDSILRGLKDSYAKNENPGIEMIGKLAASLGLYAVGAKISPKDINRLQTPALIKFKNNFYLIKESDEQSIMISNENNSFIRLDNVQIQEIFDEDLEVVLIEKSNLTKTKRFGLGWFLPVLRKYKKVLIQVLIASFVIQLFTLASPLIIQLIIDKVINQRSLDTLQVLGVALVIVTLLESVLGSLKTFLFTDATNRIDQRLGAEVIDHLLRLPLNYFDKRPVGELSSRISELEKIRNFLTGQALSTILDAFFSVIYIVIMFFYSAILTLVALAVIPIQIALTLIGAPLFRRQYRRTAEENAKTQSHLVEILSGLQTVKAQNAEIVSRWKWQDLYSKYISRTFEQTITGTIVVQFSQVLQKISQLLVLWVGAKLVLDGYLSLGQLIAFRIISGYVTQPVLRLSSIWQNIQELKISFERLADVIDTPQESDETDKDKIPLTEIQGEVNFQGISFSFNKSGKNILNNLDLKVECGQFVGIVGESGSGKSTLMKLLPRLYKPDRGKILIDNTDIDKVELNSLRRQIGIVPQEPLLFSGSISHNIALTNPDASSEEIIKAAKIADAHNFIMELPDGYSTNIGERATTLSGGQRQRISIARTLLGYPNLLIMDEATSALDYKTEKNVCDNLASSLKNQTVFFITHRLATIRKADLIVFMKNGSVAEVGTHDYLMNKKGLYFDLYCQQEN, encoded by the coding sequence ATGATCTCAAAGCTTCAATTAATAAAAAATTTTATAATAAAAAACGGTGAATTGAATTCATTTAAAACAGGTCAACTAATAATTCCTCCAGGAAAAGATGTGAATACAATTTTTTTGTTAAAAGAAGGTCAGGCAAGGTTAATTTTAAAAGAGAATAACAAGAGAACTACTCTTAAAAAGTTTAGTAAAGGTGAATTTATTGGTTTGTACAATTTAGTATCAGGGAAAAAAAATTGTGAATTTAGAGCTTCAAGCCAGTTAATAACTTATTCATTAAATAAAGAAAAATTTATAAATTTTATTTCAAAGGAAAATAATTTGAATGAATTTTTAAAGAATTATTTATTTGATGAAGAAATAGGTTCTGTTATTCAAGGAATATTAAAAAAATCATCAGGAAAAGAAAGTAATCTAAAATCAATCTTTGAAAATTTAAGAAATTATTGCACCATCCAAAATAAAAAAATTAATATAATAAAATCTTTAAAAAATAATGATTTTATTTTCTATTACAAAACCTTCTCTGAAGAAACTGAAATTAAAAGTTTGAAATCAATTCAAAGTTTTTCAAATTTAGAGGGACTTCTCTCACAAAATAATATAAGAATTTTATCTTTTAAGAAAGAAAAATTTATTGAGTACAAAGATAATTTTAAAACAGATATTTCTGATGATGTAATTATTGAAGATGATTCTGGGGTAGATAATATTAGTAATAATCAAATTAAATTATTAAATAGTAATTTTAGTAAAAATAAGGATGATTTTATTCAAGAAAATTTAGACCTCCTTAAATTGCTTGCTGATTTATTAAATATTCCATTTAGAAGAGACTCAATTTTGAGAGGACTAAAAGATTCATATGCTAAGAATGAAAATCCAGGAATTGAGATGATTGGTAAATTGGCGGCATCATTAGGTTTATATGCTGTAGGTGCAAAAATTTCGCCGAAAGATATTAACAGATTACAAACACCAGCTTTAATAAAATTTAAAAATAATTTTTATCTTATTAAGGAAAGTGATGAACAATCAATAATGATTTCTAATGAAAATAATAGTTTTATTAGGCTTGATAATGTACAAATTCAAGAAATCTTTGATGAGGATTTAGAGGTTGTATTAATTGAAAAATCTAATTTAACAAAAACAAAAAGGTTTGGTCTGGGATGGTTTTTACCAGTTTTGAGAAAATATAAAAAAGTTCTTATACAGGTATTAATCGCAAGCTTTGTAATTCAACTTTTTACTTTGGCTTCACCATTAATTATTCAATTAATAATAGATAAAGTTATAAATCAAAGGAGTCTTGATACACTTCAAGTATTAGGTGTAGCTCTGGTTATAGTAACTTTACTTGAATCTGTTTTAGGAAGCTTAAAGACTTTTCTTTTTACAGATGCTACTAACCGTATTGATCAAAGATTAGGGGCTGAGGTAATAGATCATCTTTTAAGACTGCCTTTGAATTACTTTGATAAAAGGCCAGTGGGTGAACTCTCATCGAGAATAAGTGAGTTAGAGAAAATACGTAATTTTTTAACAGGACAAGCTTTGAGTACCATCCTCGATGCTTTTTTCTCAGTAATTTATATAGTTATCATGTTCTTTTATAGTGCTATTTTAACTTTGGTGGCATTAGCTGTAATTCCTATACAAATAGCGCTAACACTTATAGGAGCTCCTTTATTTAGAAGACAATATAGGAGAACTGCTGAAGAAAATGCGAAAACCCAAAGCCATTTAGTTGAAATTTTATCAGGTCTTCAAACTGTAAAGGCTCAGAATGCAGAAATTGTGAGTAGGTGGAAATGGCAAGATTTATATTCAAAGTATATTTCTCGAACTTTTGAACAAACAATTACTGGAACTATAGTTGTTCAATTTAGTCAAGTTTTACAAAAGATATCCCAACTCTTGGTTTTATGGGTTGGAGCAAAACTAGTTTTGGATGGTTATCTTTCATTAGGCCAACTTATAGCATTCAGAATAATTTCTGGATATGTAACTCAACCTGTATTAAGACTTTCATCTATTTGGCAAAATATTCAAGAATTAAAGATTAGTTTTGAGAGATTAGCTGATGTGATCGATACCCCACAAGAATCAGATGAGACTGATAAGGATAAAATACCACTTACTGAAATCCAAGGAGAGGTGAATTTTCAAGGAATATCATTTAGCTTTAACAAATCAGGAAAAAATATTTTAAATAATTTAGATTTGAAAGTTGAGTGTGGACAATTTGTAGGTATTGTTGGCGAAAGCGGTAGTGGGAAAAGCACTCTTATGAAGTTATTACCAAGATTATACAAACCAGATCGAGGTAAAATCCTAATAGATAATACTGATATTGATAAAGTGGAACTAAATTCTCTAAGAAGACAAATAGGAATTGTTCCCCAAGAACCATTATTATTTTCAGGTTCTATAAGTCACAATATAGCCTTGACAAATCCAGATGCATCTTCTGAAGAAATTATTAAGGCAGCTAAAATCGCAGATGCTCATAATTTTATTATGGAACTACCAGATGGTTATAGTACAAATATTGGAGAAAGGGCAACAACTTTAAGTGGAGGCCAAAGACAAAGAATTTCAATTGCTAGAACATTATTAGGTTATCCTAATCTTTTGATAATGGATGAAGCAACTAGTGCTTTAGACTATAAAACTGAAAAAAATGTTTGCGATAATCTTGCTAGTTCTCTAAAAAATCAAACTGTTTTCTTTATAACCCATAGATTAGCGACTATTCGCAAAGCAGATTTAATTGTTTTCATGAAAAATGGTTCTGTCGCAGAAGTTGGTACTCATGATTATCTGATGAATAAAAAAGGATTATATTTTGATTTGTATTGTCAGCAGGAAAATTAA
- a CDS encoding HlyD family efflux transporter periplasmic adaptor subunit: MRKSFKKIFKIFNLLQDKLDKSIKEAEQDEKILKQNLIWARSLTWVLIGTSLTFIGWLSIAKTDEILVANGKLEPIGKVKEIQIPSGGVAKSILVESGNLVEEGQVLIKLDAEIAKQNLLSLSDQLDQKRIQLKLKKDEINMSELLDSEVTKGNKIKLELEENLLKKYETLYKNGAYPEIEYLKQTSKFNQLKISVEKDKLEAKNRKLLLTQQLKELESQISGLISRKIAANVNLEYQSIKSPVKGIVFDLKPTNVGFVAQTSQPIMKIVPIENLEANILVPTDKIGFVREGMDVDISIDSFPASDFGVLEGVVKFIGSDALSPNSSPEIRTFSFPVTVNLSDQFLNLKNGKSLPLQTGMSLTANFKLRKVSYLRLLLSNFKSKTDSLKEI; this comes from the coding sequence ATGCGAAAAAGTTTTAAAAAAATTTTTAAGATCTTTAATTTACTTCAAGATAAATTAGATAAAAGCATTAAAGAAGCTGAACAAGATGAAAAAATATTAAAGCAGAATTTAATTTGGGCAAGAAGTCTTACCTGGGTTTTAATCGGGACCAGTTTAACATTTATTGGTTGGTTATCTATTGCAAAAACAGATGAAATACTTGTTGCTAATGGAAAGTTAGAGCCTATAGGTAAAGTTAAAGAGATACAAATCCCTTCAGGAGGTGTGGCTAAATCAATACTAGTTGAAAGCGGAAATCTTGTAGAAGAAGGTCAGGTTTTAATAAAACTTGATGCTGAAATAGCAAAGCAAAATTTACTTTCATTAAGCGATCAATTGGATCAAAAACGAATTCAATTAAAACTAAAAAAGGATGAAATTAATATGTCAGAATTATTGGATTCGGAAGTTACTAAAGGCAATAAAATTAAGTTAGAGTTAGAAGAAAATCTCTTAAAAAAATACGAAACACTTTATAAAAATGGTGCTTATCCTGAGATTGAATACCTCAAGCAAACAAGTAAATTTAATCAATTAAAGATTTCTGTTGAAAAAGATAAATTAGAAGCTAAGAATAGAAAGTTATTATTAACACAACAGTTAAAAGAATTAGAATCGCAAATCTCTGGTTTAATCTCAAGAAAAATTGCTGCAAATGTCAATCTTGAATACCAATCAATAAAATCTCCAGTTAAAGGAATAGTTTTTGATTTAAAGCCAACCAATGTTGGATTTGTCGCACAAACTAGTCAGCCAATAATGAAAATTGTCCCTATAGAGAATCTTGAAGCAAACATCTTAGTACCTACAGATAAAATTGGTTTTGTTAGAGAAGGTATGGATGTGGATATTAGTATTGATTCTTTCCCCGCGAGTGACTTCGGAGTTTTAGAAGGGGTTGTTAAATTTATTGGATCTGATGCTTTGTCACCAAATTCATCTCCTGAAATAAGGACCTTTAGTTTTCCTGTTACCGTAAATTTATCTGATCAATTCCTTAATTTAAAGAATGGTAAAAGTCTGCCCCTTCAAACCGGTATGTCCTTAACAGCAAATTTTAAATTAAGGAAAGTGAGTTATTTGAGATTGCTTTTATCTAACTTTAAAAGCAAGACTGATTCTTTAAAAGAAATCTAA